A segment of the Doryrhamphus excisus isolate RoL2022-K1 chromosome 7, RoL_Dexc_1.0, whole genome shotgun sequence genome:
aatgtttggagcacttgcaaaaaaaaaactaaaaaaaaaaacaggacattttTCCAACAGAAACATTCCAAAACAGGTCCAGATAACGGAAATATTGACAAATATTGACATTGCCAAATGAATTACGGCTTTACCTTCCCCCAGAGGGTCCAGCGTATGGATCATGAGCTGGAAGATGGTGCTCCTCAGCGACGTGTTGTGGAGCGAGGCAGAGCTCCCGCCCCGCTGCAGAACAGGACGCACCTGCACAtagtatacaaaaaaaaaaaaaaaaatatatatatatatatatatatatatatatatatatatatatatatatatatatatatattttttttttttttttaattatttttattttattattttaatttatttttaattattttttattattatattattattatataatatatatgtatattattatatatttgtattatatattattattttatatttatttttattttatttttttatttttcttcttattattatatataatttcttTCATaattctgcgcgctaaccaccaatTTTTTTGCGCTTTCCCCcaatttttgctgctgtaatTTTTACCaaatctttaattatttttttattattattatattattatatattatatatgtatattattatatatttgtattgtatattattattttatttttattttattatttttcttcttattattatatataatttttttcataattctgcgcgctaaccactcgaccgccgtgcagcccgattttaaaaattttatttatttatatatttcaacatTGTTCTCAAACGACTGTATTCTTattatattgtgactttattcctatgatattgtaactttttttccctcatctgaatttttcattttgtttctcataatattacattatttttctttaatacaaTATGATAATACATTTTTCCTTATACTATTGCAACGGTATTCTCACCATACAGCCATACTAGCCCTGAATTCACCCGGTAGAGGATCAACAAAGTTTGAACGGTGCGGGTTGGAAGCCTTATAGTTGTTGGTTGAACCCtttaatacaggggtctcaaacatgtggcccacaggacactagtttgaggcccccgccttgatatgaaagtttaatgaaagtttgatatggatgctgtatggtaacatgtacccagaaaaaattattacgtttgattcatgttcatgttaaaggttaaataactgttaatagttatcctccctatccgtgtggaagtggtaagtttttggctatttaagttgaaaggaaataacttgaaggctaccgtttaggtcgctagctctctagtttgcgagttagcatgtgtctcaagaccctgcagttgcgcaatatgttgtaaataatgttcatgttaaaggttaaataactgttaatagttatcctccctatccgtgtggaagtggtaagtttttggctatttaagttgaaaggaaataacttgaaggctaccgtttaggtcgctagctctctagtttgcgagttagcatgtgtctcaagacccctgcagttgcgcaatatgttgtaaataatgttcatgttaaaggttaaataactgctaatagttatcctccctatccgtgtggaagtggtaagtttttggctatttaagttgaaaggaaataacttggaggctaccgtttaggtggctagctctctagtttgcgagttagcatgtgtctcaagaccctgcagttgcgcaatatgttgtaaataaaaagagtataaatgtgactatagtcgtgtttgtctctaataatgctttgttcattttaatatgaaaaaaatcatatttgtaaatatttgtaccCTGAGTTTTCTGTCCTTCTCCTCTTGTCGATCTGGTGCCTTGCTCGCTGCGGGGCTCTGAGGAGGATCTGACTGTGCTTTGGATTTATCCTCGTTGTTTGCCACAGCGATGGCGGCAGGGCGAGGTGGAGGCGTTGTTGGTTGATTCTCCTGTCAGGATGGCGACACGCGGCCGTTAGTTggcattttcacattttcacactGCTCTGGGCTAGTTTATGCTCAAAGACgtggtaggacacacaccagtcggactcgataggacagctctagtccagttcatgctaaaagacctGGTGTGACACACACCTAtcaaactagataggacagctctagactagtttatgctcaaagactaggtgggataCACACCagttagactagataggacagctctgggcTAGTTTATGTTCAAAGACCTgctgggacacacaccagtcggactcgataggacagctctagtgcagttcatgctaaaagacctggtgggacacacacctatcaaactagataggacagctctagactagtttatgctcaaagactaggtgggacacacaccagttagactagataggacagctctgggcTAGTTTATGTTCAAAGAcctggtgggacacacacctatcaaactagataggacagctctagactagtttatgctcaaagactaggtgggataTACACCAGTTAAACTAGATAGAACAgccctagtctagttcatgctcaaatacctggtgggacacacacctatcaaactagataggacagctctagactaGTTTATGCTCAAAGAcctggtgggacacacaccagttagactagataggacagctctgggcTAGTTTATGTTCAAAGAcctggtgggacacacacctatcaaactagataggacagctctagactaGTTTATGCTCAAAGAcctggtgggacacacaccagttagactagataggacagctctgggcTAGTTTATGTTCAAAGAcctggtgggacacacacctatcaaactagataggacagctctagtccagttcatgctaaaagacctggtgggacacacaccagccagactagataggacagctctagtttaGTTTATGTtaaaagactaggtgggacacacaccagttagactagataggacagctctgggcTAGTTTATGTTCAAAGACCTGCTGGGACACACACCTAttaaactagataggacagctctagactaGTTTATGCTCAAAGACAAGGTGGGatacacaccagtcagactagataggacagctctagtctagtttatgttaaaagactaggtgggacacacaccagttagactagataggacagctctagtccagttcatgctaaaagacctggtgggacacacaccagttagactagataggacagccctagtctagtTTATGTTAAAAGACtaagtgggacacacaccagttagactagataggacagccctagtctagtTTATGTtaaaagactaggtgggacacacaccagtcagactagataggacagctctagtctagtttatgttaaaagactaggtgggacacacaccagttagactagataggacagctctagtctagtttatgttaaaagactaggtgggacacacaccagttagactagataggacagccctagtctagtTTATGTTAAAAGACTAGGTGGggcacacaccagtcagactagataggacagccctagtctagttcatgctaaaagacctGGTGGGGCACACATCagccagactagataggacagctctagtctagttaaTGCCCAAAGACCGGGTGGGACACAGTCTAGTTCATGCCCAAAGAcctggtgggacacacaccagccagactagataggacagctctaatgtAATTCATACTCAAAGACCTGGTGGGACACACCAGCCAGACTAGATaagacagctctagtctagtttatgttaaaagactaggtgggacacacaccagttagactagataggacagctctgggcTAGTTTATGTTCAAAGACCTGGTGGCACACACCactcagactagataggacagctctagtccagttcatgctaaaagacctGGTGGGGCACACATCagccagactagataggacagctctagacgaGTTCACGCTCAAAGAcctggtgggacacacaccagtcagactagataggacagctctagtccagttcatgctaaaaaaaaaaatggtggggCACACATCggccagactagataggacagccctagtctagtTCACGTTCAAATACCTGGTGGGGCACACAGTGGAGTGGGGCCTCTGCCACTCCataggatgctaaccaaggtgctaCCACCCAAAGAACCATGATTGACATCGTCAATGTCATGTATTGTCTTGTCTTTAGTAACAGGAAGTGAGCTATAAATTGCATTGCAATAATGCTCCGCCTACTTCACTCAGGAAGCTCATGCAAATCCATGAATGTCCTTCAGGCTTCAAGTGCAGAATCTTCTGGtggatacttcaaatgcagaaGCACCGCTTTGAATATAAATGACTCAACGTATTCTCTATGTGTCGCAACGGATGTGTATACAACACGACACATCCGATTCCGACATGTTCATCATTTGGGATAAGGAATCCAATGCTGGGATTTTTGTTTGCATGGCTTGGTCACTGACACAACACCTGGAGGCCTTTTCTACTCAGCATCAAAGAccttcacacacaaacactggcCATCACCTGATCACACTGCAGGATGGGGACTGGACTTAGTTGGAGCTGTGTGCAGATCAAAGCAATCAAGTctggaaaattaaattattaaaaataaaaatccaaaaaattttaactataatgatggtcataataaagattataacaataatgataataacaataataatattaaagaccatatcacctccatactccccccatcactcgaccctttccaattcgcgtaccagccaaaccgctccactgaagacgccatctccactgctctccacctgagcctggagcacctggagaagaaaaacacccatgtacggatgctgttcctggacttcagctcagcattcaacacgatcatcccccaggacctggtacgcaagttggagccactgggcctcaagacctccctgtgcaactggctgcttgacttcctcacagatagaacccagtatgtcagagtgggcgacaacacatccagtgtcatctccctgaacaccggctcaccccagggatgtgttctgagccccctgttgtttaccctaatgacccatgactgtcgccccaagtacagcagcaaccatatcctgaagtacgcggacgacacaacagttgtgggcctcattcaggacaacaacgaactggcttacagggaggaagtgcgacaccttgtggattggtgcaaggcgaacaacctgatcctgaatgttgacaaaacaaaggagatcatcgtcgacttcaggagatccagacccagccacactccactcagcatcaacgacacagccgtagaagttgtgaacacaaccaagtacttgggggtgcatatcacagacaacctcggctggtcactccacacctccgctctggcgaagaaggcacagcagcgactgcacttcctgcggcggatgaaaagagcctccctctcccctcctatccttaccaccttctacagagggaccatcgagagcctgctgaccaactgcatctccgtctggtctgggagctgcaaggcctcggactggacgttactgcagagagtggtgaggacagcggagaagatcatcgggacccaactcccccccattaaggacatagcaaacagccggtgtgtatctagagcccatcggatctgctctgaccccacacacccccagcatggactgttctctcgcctggcatcggggagaaggttctgcagcatccgctgtaggacgaccaggttcagagacagctacttccccctggccatcagactgctgaatgccaaataagcccctctaccttacttacattattattatttatttaattatttaaattatttgggcaatttactgttcacgctgcactttacattatgttgttcatatttggtgtctattatatctatttattctccacattattattattattattattattattatttattattacttatcttcttttgtgtctgttattatatgggagccaggcaacgacatttcgttggcaatttcactactgtgtttttgtgcaatgacaataaagggagtctatctatctatctatctaatattaaaactgcaagcagtgatgagcggacTCAAGCACCTTGACGCGCTCGGGGGTATGTGCAAGTCGGGGGTACGCACGCGAGCGGATGGGCGCGCGGACACATCGtacaaaaaaactatttataattggattttttttaaatttgaaaaaatatatataaaacaagctgaattttcactttttatactttaaaaacaATGTGGAAATTCAGCTTGTTTGTCAAAAATTGCCAAAaatgtatcatatttttttaactttaaaaaaaatgtgaaaattcagCTTGTCAAAAATTGCCAAGctgtatcacttttttttttactttaaaaaaatgtgaaaattcagcttgtttgtcaaaaattgccaaaaatgtatcacatttattgccaaaaatgtatcacatttttttattgccaaaaatgtatcacatttttttattgccaaaaatgtatcacattttttttactttaaaaaaaatgtgaaaattcagCTTGTTTgccaaaaatagccaaaaatgcaacacattttttttttactttaaaaaaatgtgaaaattcagCTTGTTTGCCAAAAATTGCCAAAAatgtatcacattttttttactttaaaaaaaatgtgaaaattcagCTTGTTTGCCAAAAATTGCCAAAAatgtatcaatttttttttttactttaaaaaatttgaaaattcaGCTTGTTGGCCAAAAATTGCCAAACatgtatcacattttttttactttaaaaaaaatgtgaaaattcagCCTGTTTGCCAAAAATTGCCAAAAatgtatcacattttttttattgccaaaatttgccaaaaatgtatcacatttttttttacttaaaaaaaatgtgaaaattcagCTTGTTTGCCAAAAATTGCCAAAAatgtatcacttttttttttttactttaaaaaaaaaagtgatacatttttggctattttttttttgccagaatatttttacaagaatgcAATGAGGTGTTGCTCTTTTTTTGGATTATTTACTTCATTATCGCAAACTTTTTCATGTTCCAAAAAACGCCGGTTCCCTGTCCGACTGACCTTCTCAGGCTCCTGGGTGGTCCACGCTTGGACGATGCTCATGTGCTTGTTGAGCTGCGTCTTCACCACCTGCTCGATGGGACCGTTGAACTTCATGAAGCACACGTAGCCGACGTAGCCCAGCACCAGCATGAGGCTCTCCCACCACAGGATCACGTTGTCCAGGAAGAAGACGATGAGCATGACGAGGTCCAGGATGTAGAAGGACACGTCCCGGAAGAGCGGCCACCACGTCAGGTGCAGCACCTCGCGGGAGAAGATGGCGCACATGCCTATCACGAAGAGGATGTTGAAGACGGCCGAGCCGATGATGGTGCCGATGCCTACGTTGCTGTGGGAGACAAAGACGCCAATGAGGGAGGTGAAGAGCTCCGGAGCCGAGCCGCCGGAAGCCATGAAAGTGGCGCCGGCCACGTCGTCGGAGATGTCCAGCTTGTTGGTGATGACCTCCAAGGCCGGAACGAAGAACTCATCGCACACGATGGCGAGGGCTACAAACATGTAAATCATTCCGAAGGCGTGCAGGACCACCCAGCCTTGGCGGCGCTGCTCCACTGAGAAGATGTCTTCTGGGTATTCGCCCTTCCTGTGAGGTGGCCGCAGCGGAGGAAGTGGCGGGGGCGCGGTGGTCGGAGGAGGTTGTGGTTCCACGTAGATGCACTGTTCCATATCCGTCCTGTTGACGATGATAACTACGGAGGATTGGGTGCTTCGGGATGACTCCGCCTCTTCCTGTGTCACATTGGGCGCAATTACCTCACGGGTCTTGACCTGTAAAACGCCGTCATGGCCGCCGTCTTGGGTGGAGCGCTGCGACAGCCTGGCTCTTAGCATCAGCGAGTAGAAGAAGCACAAGAGCATACCTGAGATGAAGAAGAGGACGCGACTGCACCTGAGTCTCCTCTGAGGAGGGCGAATGTTTATCGTCCTCAtgatgcaaacaggaagttatgTCCAATACATCGCTTGTTTGACGCTATTTGGCGAGAAGACACGCATCGACGCGTCCAATGTCTTTCATCCTGAAGCGACCTGTGGCAAAAGAtaacaaaatagaaaatgtgaaactcgagtcttcctcgAGCACCCGTGATTCGGTGAGACTCGAGTCTTCCTCGAGCACCCGTGACGCTGTGTGACTCGAGTCTTCCTCGAGCACCCGTgattcagtgaaactcgagtcttcttcGAGCACCCGTGATTCAGCTGAgcatccgtgagtcagtgaaactcgggtCTTCCTCAAGCACCAGTgattcagtgaaactcgagtcttcctcaagcacccgtgattcagtgaaactcgagtcttcctcaAACACCCGTGACTCggtaaaactcgagtcttcctcaAACACCCGTGACTCggtaaaactcaagtctttgctGAGCACCTGTGAttcggtgaaactcgagtcttcttcAAGCACCCGTGATTCAGTGAAATTCGAGTCTTCCTCAAGCACCCGTGACTCGGTAAACTCGAGTCTTCTTCAAGCACCCGTGACTTGGTGAAACTCAAGTCCTTGCTGAGCAATTCGAAATTCGAGTCTTCCTCAGGCACTCGTGATTCAGTAAAACTCGAGTATTTGCTTAGCacctgtgagtcggtgaaactcgagtcttcctcgagcacccgtgagtcagtgaaactcgagtcttcctcgagcacccgtgagtcagtgaaactcgagtcttcctcaagcacccgtgagtcagagaaactcgagtcttcctcaagcacccgtgactctgtgaaactcgagtcttcctcaAGCACCCGTGACGCTGTGAAATTCGAGTCTTCCTCAAGCACCCGTGACGTTGTGAAATTCGAGTCTTCCTCAAGCACCCGTGACTcgatgaaactcgagtcttcctcaAGCACCCGTGACTCTGTGAGACTCGAGTCTTTGCTGAGCACCAGTGACTCTGTGAGACTCGAGTCTTTGCTGAGCACCCGTGATTCGGTGAGACTCGAGTCTTTGCTGAgcatccgtgagtcagtgaaactcgagtcttcctcaAACACCCGTGACTCGGTGAGACTCGAGTCATCCTCAAGCACCCGTGACTCGGTGATACTCGAGTCGTCCTCAAGCACCCGTGACTCGGTGAGACTCGAGTCTTTgctgagcacccgtgagtcagtgaaactcgagtcttcctcaAACACCCGTGACTCGGTGAGACTCGAGTCATCCTCAAGCACCCGTGACTCGGTGATACTCGAGTCTTCCTCAAGCACCCTTGACTCAGTGAAACTCCAAGTATTCATCAACCTATGTGTCAAAAACACTCAAATAttcatcaagtacccgtgagtctgtgaaactcgagtctttgttgagcacccatgagtcagtgaaaacaCAACTCCTTGTCAaactgtgtgtaaaaaaaaacctcaaatttTTGTCAAATACCCGTCTGTGAAAGCCAAGTACCTGTTGAGCACCCGTGACtctgtgaaactcgagtcttcctcaagtacccgtgactctgtgaaactcgagtcttcctcaagtacccgtgactctgtgaaactcgagtcttcctcaAGCACCCGTCATtcagtgaaactcaaatcttttgttgagtacccgtgagtctgtGAAACGCAAGTATCCCGTTTAGCGCCTGTGACTCAATGAAACCCGAGTATgtgtcaagcacccgtgagtcagtgaaactcaaaagTATTCATGGACCTGGGAGTCAAAGACACTTggcgagtacccatgagtcaatgaaactcatgTATCCGTCGAGCACACGACTCTTGATCAtataactataatataataacacaatgtaacaatatcaacaatataACTGCAGTATTCCCTCATtccaattttattccacacaatAATCTGAGCTAAATTactaaaaaagcaaaacaagaatGGTCTCTCGTTCGAatcatttggactttttgtcCCCAAAATCTGTGAAAGAAAATATGATACTAACCATGGTATCGACCTGTTGATCCGCCCACCCTTACATTCTATCTGTTCTAGTGCATAACTGCAAACCAAAACATGTTACTATGactacagtttaaaaaaaaatgaatttatcaCGGTTTTATATCAATTTAATGTATCGCTTATTATTCCCATAGAGGCACGTGCCACTAATACAAATACGGGTTAGTAAgctagcaaaaaaaacatgctaatttcaataaaattaaaaaaacgcgACTCAGGGTTTTATATATATGCTCGAAACAATAACTAAAACAATATATACCCATTCTGAAAAACAGCGcggtcaaaaatatatatagtggCTGCGGAACGGTCTTACCTGTACCGCCAGCTGCTCGGCTCCTCTCGCCCCGCCTGAGGGCTTCACTTGCCGGCTACAGCACCCGCGGAGAGTCGCTGACTGACTGTTGTTTTTGGGGAGCTGGAATGGCTCGCGCCGGATGTCACGAGGCTCAACATAATGCTACTAAAGAGGATTGGCAGATGCTCATCTTCCCTTGGAGACATATCGCTTTATCAATAAAGCAACATCTGCATTATACATTTGATTACATATTCAGTACGTGTTGACATTGAGAGGTGGGgcttaatttttaattgtaatgtgttttttttttttaaaaacatgattgcAATTTTCTAGAATATTCCAGGATGTCTGATGTGGTTTAAGAAGCAGTTACATCATACCtgataccaggggtgtccaaattgtgggCTGGGGGACACTTGTTGACTGTGGTGCatcctaaaaatataatttaacaagaaaagttatttaaaaaataataaaaaaaaaataaaaatgggaaaaaacccaacaattttgaatcaagtcataatattaaaagggaaaaaaaaatacaaaagaaaaaaacaatataattttacgagaataaggtcatattctaatgaggaaaaaaagaaaattttacataaatacaCTAAAACGAGGAAACAATGTCATTTCAGTCGCACAGagctgaaaaagaaaaatatataatttttaaagtcataataatatgaaaaccaaaacaaaatctAGTtacaaattttggaaaattgggtcACATCAGATGaaaactgaaatatttggatccttaaaaaaacactaatatgaGGAAACAATGTCATTTCAGTAGCACAGagctgaaaaagaaaaaaatatataatttttatataataataataatatgaaaaccaaaacaaaatctAGTtacaaattttggaaaattaggtcacatcagatgaaaactgaaatatttggatccttaaaaaaaaaaaaaaagcaaaaatcaaAGTTGatacaattaattacaaaaattagaTTAACATTTGCATCCAATAGTACAAtactagaaaaaaataaatattaaatcatATCCATATCACACTGTCATGAACAATGCACCATTTTATTTTACgcaatttattatcattttaatgaGACTTCTTTTGGTCGGGTAATATACAGAGTGTCCCTAAAGTTTGGACACGGAAACAAAATGCATATATTAgttataaaatgaatatttaaactgcataatatataatttaattatttaatttatcgTGTAATTATTCTTtaatacaactttaaaaaaaacgtttttctgtaatgcatatATAATGTGTATATTCTGTACAAATTTTAGGGACACTCTGTATATGAATTAATATTCCGGGCATATCCCTCTGTGCAATAACTTGTCATAATacttaaataattacaaatatggGAGAGTGAAATCAACATAAACATTAAATGTTCATAAACTcagttcttaaaggggacctattatgcttttttttttcacttttctgacctataaatgtgttAATGCTAGGTTTCGCAGCTAGCGGCGCGACACCGAAAGTGCGTCTAAGGGCGTGGCCGGAAGCGTGCCTTGGTTGGAAttcattaaaacagacagtttttttGCGGAAAGCatggaaatccaaaaaataaaaaataaaatagctgaataggtgcagattctggaagaactagaaagtttcctgtgctggttattatgtgtagctgctctataggagtccacgactcaaAACAAAggccggaaaatgagcataataggtccccttttaactCTTTTCAGCTGTACGGGAATTGTCGAACAGGCCACAACAAAGAAATTCATGTGTTTGAGTGCATTAGCGCTGAGTAGCGACAGTATGCTAGTCCAATAAGATTCAATGTTTATATAACAAGgtttgtactgtatatggatggattgtttgaatcaaaattaacaaaatggaTGTTTTTAAATACTCAAATCACGCCATCATGTCCCACGTAGAAAAACATCCGGGaaagttgtgtttgtgtgtgcgtggaggAAAAGGCAATAAGGAACGCAAAGGAAACACATCGACTCTCAGATGTTGAGCGACTTCCTGTTTCATTAGTGGACTTTTCGTTTGCTTGACCGGTACCGTCTCTTTCTCTGCTTGTATAGATGTCGGAAATTGATGAAGAGTCCTGGGGAAGACATGGTTGCGATTTAGTTGATGGGTGTCATTGAACgtaacacatatacacaaaactCAACTTGAACAACATTAGGATTGTCAcgataattaataaatcaattaatagaacaacaaataaaaacaaacttaataattttaccggAATGTGTATGTTTTCCTAATCTCTGTGcaccaaacaggctggatgatacctgggcgtgttggttctatagctgaAAGAACGCAGTAACGCATTTGGCTTATGTTGTCTGTGGTTTGGAATGATttgaaccagaaccagaaccagaaccaagaCTTCTTCCTTCAATACTTCCAATTCCCAAATGGGAAAAATGTGTCGCACTGGATAAGCAAccctttttttgtgtaaattccACGACAGGAGATACACATATCGCTACGGTAACAGGCTGGATGatacctgggcgtgttggttctatagctgaATGAACGCAGTAACGCATTTGGCTTATGTTGTCTGTGGTTTGGAATGATTTCAAAAAGTGTCTCCTCTACGATttgaaccagaaccagaaccagaaccaagaCTTCTTCCTTCAATACTTCCAATTCCCAAATGGGAAAAATGTGTCGCACTGGATAAGCAACCCTGTTTTTGTGTAAATTCCACGACAGGAGATACACATATCGCTACGGTAACAGGCTGGATGatacctgggcgtgttggttctatagctgaATGAACGCAGTGACGCGTTTGGCTTATGTTGTCTGTGGTTGGGAATGATTTCAAAAAGTGTCTCCTCTAGGATTTGAACCAGAACCAAAACCAAGACTTCTTCCTTCAATACTTCCAATTCCCAAATGGGAAAAATGTGTCGCACTGGATAAGCAACCCTTTTTTGTGTAAATTCCACGACAGGAGAT
Coding sequences within it:
- the LOC131131938 gene encoding sodium/potassium/calcium exchanger 1-like isoform X3; translation: MRTINIRPPQRRLRCSRVLFFISGMLLCFFYSLMLRARLSQRSTQDGGHDGVLQVKTREVIAPNVTQEEAESSRSTQSSVVIIVNRTDMEQCIYVEPQPPPTTAPPPLPPLRPPHRKGEYPEDIFSVEQRRQGWVVLHAFGMIYMFVALAIVCDEFFVPALEVITNKLDISDDVAGATFMASGGSAPELFTSLIGVFVSHSNVGIGTIIGSAVFNILFVIGMCAIFSREVLHLTWWPLFRDVSFYILDLVMLIVFFLDNVILWWESLMLVLGYVGYVCFMKFNGPIEQVVKTQLNKHMSIVQAWTTQEPEKENQPTTPPPRPAAIAVANNEDKSKAQSDPPQSPAASKAPDRQEEKDRKLRVRPVLQRGGSSASLHNTSLRSTIFQLMIHTLDPLGEDHDHKAKSEPSAGSVEQSTSKPSAEEIKNTDNHHDGSKASSGGEESGDGDGSDTSESEDDDADDDDEEEEEEEENEPLSLDWPGTRRKQATYLFLLPIVFPLWLTLPDVRNPTSKKYFALTFIGSILWIAVFSYLMVWWAHQVGETIGISEEIMGLTILAAGTSIPDLITSVIVARKGLGDMAVSSSVGSNIFDITVGLPVPWLLYSLSHDGEAVAVSSNASCWRTASSCVASPFDPRRHFGTPLKGLLVPGGPKVTEGLLVPGGPKVSTFIPF
- the LOC131131938 gene encoding sodium/potassium/calcium exchanger 1-like isoform X1, coding for MRTINIRPPQRRLRCSRVLFFISGMLLCFFYSLMLRARLSQRSTQDGGHDGVLQVKTREVIAPNVTQEEAESSRSTQSSVVIIVNRTDMEQCIYVEPQPPPTTAPPPLPPLRPPHRKGEYPEDIFSVEQRRQGWVVLHAFGMIYMFVALAIVCDEFFVPALEVITNKLDISDDVAGATFMASGGSAPELFTSLIGVFVSHSNVGIGTIIGSAVFNILFVIGMCAIFSREVLHLTWWPLFRDVSFYILDLVMLIVFFLDNVILWWESLMLVLGYVGYVCFMKFNGPIEQVVKTQLNKHMSIVQAWTTQEPEKENQPTTPPPRPAAIAVANNEDKSKAQSDPPQSPAASKAPDRQEEKDRKLRVRPVLQRGGSSASLHNTSLRSTIFQLMIHTLDPLGEDHDHKAKSEPSAGSVEQSTSKPSAEEIKNTDNHHDGSKASSGGEESGDGDGSDTSESEDDDADDDDEEEEEEEENEPLSLDWPGTRRKQATYLFLLPIVFPLWLTLPDVRNPTSKKYFALTFIGSILWIAVFSYLMVWWAHQVGETIGISEEIMGLTILAAGTSIPDLITSVIVARKGLGDMAVSSSVGSNIFDITVGLPVPWLLYSLSHDGEAVAVSSNGLFCAIVLLFLMLLFVTISIATCRWKMSRTLGLTMFALYFLFLILSVLLEDRVLVCSVSI
- the LOC131131938 gene encoding sodium/potassium/calcium exchanger 1-like isoform X2, with translation MRTINIRPPQRRLRCSRVLFFISGMLLCFFYSLMLRARLSQRSTQDGGHDGVLQVKTREVIAPNVTQEEAESSRSTQSSVVIIVNRTDMEQCIYVEPQPPPTTAPPPLPPLRPPHRKGEYPEDIFSVEQRRQGWVVLHAFGMIYMFVALAIVCDEFFVPALEVITNKLDISDDVAGATFMASGGSAPELFTSLIGVFVSHSNVGIGTIIGSAVFNILFVIGMCAIFSREVLHLTWWPLFRDVSFYILDLVMLIVFFLDNVILWWESLMLVLGYVGYVCFMKFNGPIEQVVKTQLNKHMSIVQAWTTQEPEKENQPTTPPPRPAAIAVANNEDKSKAQSDPPQSPAASKAPDRQEEKDRKLRVRPVLQRGGSSASLHNTSLRSTIFQLMIHTLDPLGEDHDHKAKSEPSAGSVEQSTSKPSAEEIKNTDNHHDGSKASSGGEESGDGDGSDTSESEDDDADDDDEEEEEEEENEPLSLDWPGTRRKQATYLFLLPIVFPLWLTLPDVRNPTSKKYFALTFIGSILWIAVFSYLMVWWAHQVGETIGISEEIMGLTILAAGTSIPDLITSVIVARKGLGDMAVSSSVGSNIFDITVGLPVPWLLYSLSHDGEAVAVSSNASCWRTASSCVASPFDPRRHFGTPLKGLLVPGGPKVTEGLLVPGGPKVSTFISFSVTN